From the Polyangiaceae bacterium genome, the window CCGTAGCCGCCCCAATGCTCAGGGCGCGCGATGGGTTGATTCCCCAGGGCAGCAAGCTGGGCCTCGCGCTGGGCCTCTAGCTCCGCAAAACTCTGAATGCGCTCGCTCTGAGGTGAGAGCAGCGCACCCAGCTGGCTACCTCGCGGACGAGCGGCGAAGTAGTCGTCGCTCGCCTCAGCTGAGAGGCGTTCCACGCCTCCTTGGATGCGCACCTGTGCCTCGATGCTTGGCCAGTGGAACACCAGCGCCGCGCGACCCGTGGCTTCGAGCTCCCGCGCCTTGCGGCTCTGGTAGTTCGTGAAGATGCGGAACTGACCGTGCACGCAGCTCTTCACCAGTACCATGCGCACCGCGGGGCCGTTCTCGCCGTAGGTTGCGAGAGCCGCCGCGTCAGCGCGGTCACCCCCAGCGCGCGCCAAGGTGTACCATGCGGAAAAAAGCTGGAGCGGGTCCGCACCCGCAGTTGGTTCCGCTCGCCGTTCGAGCAGTTCGGGGTTTCCGGCGCGTGTTTGGGGGTGAGGGGTCATGCGCGGCTCAATTCCTTGCTGAGGCACTCGAGAGCAGAGCGCAACCGGTCCGGCGGATAGAAGGCATAACCAATGGGGAAGCCGTGCAGGTGCGGTCGGCCGACGAAGGCCTGAGGCATCAGTTCGATGCGGATGTTTTGCTCGGCCATGCGCGCTGCGAGCGCCTGCAGGTTCACGCTGTCAGGGACGGAGAGCCACAGGATTGGTCCCCCGCCGGGCGTCGTCCAGCGCACACCTTCGGGCATCAGCTCTTCCAGGGCGTCCAAGCAGGCGTGATAGCGCTCGTCGAGCGCCTTCTGGATGCGGTTCAGGTGCGTGTCGTAGTAGCCGCGATCCAAAAACTCCGCGAGGGCTGCCTCCATCAGCGTTGCGTTGCCGAGGGTCGCTAGGCGCTTTGCCGCGAGTAGCGCTGGCATTGCCGCACGGGAACAAAGGACGTAGCCGAGGCGTAGGCTCGGAAGCAGCTTCTTGGTGAATGAGTTGACGTAAAGTACGTTCTCACCCCCCAGGGCGCGGAGGCTTGGCCGATAGTCGTTTTCGCTCAACATATCGGAGCCCCAGTCGTCTTCCAGTAGGGCGAAGTCGAGGCGTTGAGCGAGGTCGAGCAAGCGTTCTAGCTCGTGGCTCGAGTAGGAGTGCCCCGTGGGGTTCTGAAACGACGTGATCGCATACATCAGCCCCGGGCGGTTGCTCGCGAGGTCGCGCTCCCAGCTGGCGAAGTCGATGTTTTCGAATGGGTCCAGGTCGAGAGGCACGAGGCGCAGATTGTGAGCTTCGAAGAGCAAGCGCGCGTAGCGATAGATCGGGTTCTCGAAGGCGATGCAGCGGGGTGCCAGGGCCCGACTGACCACGTCCAGCGCCTGCTGTGAGCCCGTCGTCACGAGCACCTCATCGGCGGATGTACGGATCCCGCGCGCGCAGAGTCGCGCGGCGATGAGTTCGCGCAAGGGAGGATAGCCCATGGCGTCGTAGAAGGTCGGGAGGCCCGGGAGGCTCAGTACCGAGCGGATACAGTCCGAGAGCTGCTTGTGCGGCAGGAGCTCTGGGTCGACGAACACGGCGCTCAGGTAGGTGTCACCGCTCGCGAGTCGCGCCTGGTGGTCCACCGCGAGGCTGTTCAGGTGAGGAGCCGGTGCGCTCAGATCGCGCTCGGGCGGTGGCGAGTAATCGTCAGGTGGCTTGACGAACACCCCCGCGCGCGAGCGCGACTCCAGGACGCCCCGCAGACACAGCTCGTCGTAGGCTGCCTGCACGGTGTTCTTGGAGATCCCGAGCTGGTGCTCCAGCGCGCGCACCGGAGGCATGCGCGCACCCGGTGGGAGCCGACCCGCGGCTTGCTCCGCCAACACCGCCTGCACCAAGTCCAGCGCGCCTGCGCGACGACCGCTCGCGGACTGAATCGACAGCCTCAGGTGGGGAGCTCGTGCCATAGGCCGCATAGGGTGCGGCATGCGTCGTGGTGTGGCCAGGGACAGCGGCTGGATTGGCGGTGAGACAGCTACTCCCCGAGGATCGGGATCACCCGCAGCGCGCCGCCGAATTGCTGGACGTACAGCGTGCGCCCATCAGGGCTGGCCGCGATGCCGTTTGGCTGATTGAACGTCGCGGAGCCTGCCGGCCCATCGTCGGTGCCGCGTACGCCCGTGCCCGCGAACACCGTCGCCTGGCCGCCGTTGATGCGCCAGATGTGCTGGCCGTTGAAGCTGGTCGCGTAGATCCCGCCGTACGCCGGGGTCAGATCGGCCACGCGGATCGAGCCTGTCTCTTGCACCTGACCGAGCAAGGTCGTTTCCCCGAGGTCACCAAGGTGCCAGACCTCGCCGGTGTTTGCGCTGGCGACGATCACCTGGCCGTCGCTGTCGTACTCCATCGCTACGGGTCCGTTCAGCGACGCGATTTGGACTGGCGCTTGTCCTTCTCGAGCCTCTAGCACCTGGTTCGTGCTCCAAGCGGAGATCCAGAGCGCTCCATCGGGACGCACCACCAGGTTGCTGCAGCTCACGTCGGGGATCTCGGTGACGACGCCTGAGGGCGCGACCTTGAAGATGCTGCCGTTCGGGTCAGCCCACTCGCAAGCGTAGATCGTGCCATCGGCCGCGAGCGCGTTGCCCAGGGGTTTGCGCAGCTGGTCGCTCAGCACACTCACGCTGCCATCGAGGTTGATGCGCAGGAGCGACTTGCCGTTCGCTGTGAGCCCGCTTCCGTTGGGATCCGATGCGATCAAGTAGCCATCGGGGTGCCATGTGAGGTCGTCGCCGGCGCCGGAGTCTTTCAGCAGCGTGGTGACTTGCCCAGCATGGACCCCGCTCGGCTCCGCGTCGACTTGAGCATCGCTCGCTGCATCCGCCGCGGCATCGACTCCGGCGTCGTTCGCGGCATCCGGCTTGGTATTGCTTGCATCGACTGCAGCGTCGTTCCCCGCGTCTTGGCTCGAGGTGTTCGAGGTGGCGGACTCACTACAACCTAGGAGCAACAAGCAGGCGAAGACCGTACGCATTGGAAGGTGCACGAAGCGTATTCCTCACCCCCAAACCAACAAGGGAAAACGTCCGCTCGACGTGAGTGTGCGATTCCTTACGGTAAGGTGGTCGTGTGCAAGCGGTGTGCGTTTTCTAACGCCTCAAGCGCTGGCGCTCAGCACGCGACCGCCGCGGGTCGGTGACTCACCGGGAGCGCCACCTTCCGCGCTCTCGGATTCGGTACTCTCGGGCGCGGCAGCGGATACCACTTCACTCGTGTTTTCGTGCGGCAATGCATCGTCGGATACGCTCTGCTTGCTGGCCGTTTCCGGGGGGGAGCGCTCGGCGTCTTCGGGCACCTGATCGAGCCAAGTATTGAACTCAGGATCTTCCAGGGCGCGGGAAGTCACCGCCGCGACGGCGGTCCGCGCGGCCTGCTCGCAGGCTTCGATGGCGTGGGAGCGGCTGGTTCGTACGCGGTCCGCCCAGAGCTGGATGTCGTGACCGACATCGAGCAAGCGGGTTCGCAGTACGCATTCTCCGCTGATCGCGCTGGCACCGGCTTCGACGACGAAGTCCACCTCGAGGGCGCGTCCCAGGCGTTCCGCGTCCCAGTTCGGATTCTCCCGTTGGAGTGAGATCACGCTCCCGAGGGGGCGTACTCTTAGGCCGGGCGCCGTCGAGAGTTGGTCGACGACCTCTTCACAGAGTTCGTCGAGCACCGGACAAGCCTGAGAAGGCTCACTGGGTACATGGGGCACGACTGCGATGCTCGGCACTCGACTTTTTGCCGCTTGGGCTCGAGAGCTGGCAGGCGCCGGAGCGGGCTTGCTGCTCACGGGCTGGCTCGGTGCGAGTGCCGCGGAGTGAGGCTCGAGTGCCGCATTCACCTCGCTCAGCCCGTGAGAGGTCAGGGTCGGGCGTTCGTCCCCAACGCTCGGAGGGAGCCAAATCAATGGACGACTCGGGTGAGAATCGGTAGCGCGTAGCCAAGCCTTCAACTCCAACGCAACGTTGGCCGCCGAGGCGGGGCGTTGCTCCGGGGCCCGCGTGAGGCAGTGCAGGGTGATCTCAGCCAGCGTGTCCGGAAGATCCCTGCGGAAGTTTCTCGGATCCGGGGCGTCCAAGCGTAGCCGCGCCAAAGCCGTGGTGCTTGGGGTCTCTCCCCGCCACGGCAGCACGCCCGTGAAGAGCTCAAACAGCACGATACCTAGGGAACACAGGTCCGCGCGTTGATCTACCGCTTTTCCACTGAGCTGCTCTGGGGCCATGTATGCAGGGGTGCCCACGACCTGCCCGAGCTCCGCCGCGCGCTCGTGCGCGTCCTCCAGGTCGCGCTCCAGCTTGCTCGACTGAGCGATCCCGAAGTCCATGATCACGACCCGCTGGGCGTCGGCTCCCATGGGCTCCAGCATCACGTTTTGTGGCTTGAGGTCTCGATGGATCACTCCAGCCCGATGAGCGGCGTTTAGACCCGCGCAGATTTGCAGCCCGATTTGCGCAATGGTGCGGTCGTCCAACTGCGGCCCTTTGGCTACGCGCGCTAGGGTGTTCCCTGCGATGGGCTCCATGGTGATGAACAGGTCGTCGCCGTCGGACGCAATGTCGTAGGTACGAGAGACGTTCGGGTGCGTGACGCGTCGGGCGAGTTTCACTTCCCGGCGGAAACGTTCGAGGGCGCCGGGTACGTCAACTACGTCTCGCCGCAGGAGCTTGAGAGCGACCTTGTCATCGAGCTCGAGATCTTGGGCGAGGTAGACTGTGCCCATCCCACCGACGCCCAACAGTTCGTTGACCCGGTAGCGCCCGTCCAGGACCTTTCCGATCCGTGACGAAGCGGGAGGTTCCAGCGGGGAGTCGGAACGTGCAGCGGCATACTTGCTTTCGAGCTGCTCACGTAGCCGAGCGCGTAGATCCTTTTGGGCCACTGTTGGGGATTGAGCAGCTTTCATGCCAGCCTCGCTCTATCGCTGGCTCTGGATTGCGGTCGAGCTAGCTCGTCGCGTCATTTACGTGCGCAAATCGCTGACTCCAGCGTTTTGATTTCGCGCCCGGGAGGCGCGAACAAGTAACAATTCACGTTACGTGACGCTTCGCTGACCTGGATGGAGCACGACTCCAGATGGATCAACGCGCACATCTCGCTCCCGTTGCGGCAGAGCCTGCAGTGTTCGCGCAACCGCTCGCGGAGTCCGAATGTTCCCGCTCAACACGCCGGGCAGCTGCAAGCCAAGCCCTTGATGCCTGAAAAGTCTTGGCAGGCGTTGAAACCCTGGACGCACACTGTCGGGCCGAGACATTCGCAGGTTGCAAACCCGTTGCAGCCGTCGGGAATTTCCACGCAGTGATACTCCGGACCGAGCTGGGTGTCGTACGTTGCGCAAGCAACGTTCTCGCCGACGCAGTCAGCGCACGAGGTAACACCCACACATTCGATCGCTGGGACGCAGTCCCCGCTCCAACATCCGCCTTCGATCTCGGCCACCTCACCCGGGCCGCAAACTGGCGACGGGGTCGCACAGAGTGCTTTTCGACCATCGCACTCGTATCCGGCCACGCAGCGCCCCGCGATGCACTGCGGCTCCTTGATGCCTTGTCGGCTGCACTCGTCGACGTCGCAGACGAGATCGCACCCCCCTGGATTCTCACCGTTGGGCACCCCAAGGCAGCTGCAGCAGTCCGAGAACAACTTGCAATCCCCTGCGGAAACGCACTCAGCTGCAGTGGAGCCTCCGCCACTACCGCCCGTGGTACCGCCGCTGCCGCTCGAAGCACCACTGCCTGTGTTCCCCGTCCCGCCGCTGGCGGACGTACCGCCGTTCCCCCCGTTCCCGGAAGTACCGCCACTCCCTGCGCTGCCCGAGCTGCCGCCGCTCCCGGAAGTGCCCCCAGCGGATACCGACCCGTTCCCATCGCCGGAAGTCTCGCCGCAACCGATCGCTACCGCCGTCAGCACCAAAGCCAAGAAATGGATTCGCATACGACCCTCCGGGAAGCAGTTTAGTCCGTTCGTGGTGAGGTGCCAGCTTTAATCCATAGGGAAACCAGGCTTGGCGAACGCAGCTGCCGACAATCAGTGCTCGAGGACACGCGCGCGGCGCTGAGGGAAGTCCCACTCACAGACCAGGGGGATACTTGCTCCGCTCGATAGCCACTGGATCTCGTATGCCTGCGAGACCATCTCTACGGGCGCCTTGCCGAGGCTCCCTTTGGCATCTCTGATGGTGACGAAGCCGGGCTTATCACCAGCCTGCCCTGGCATCGCTGGTAGGAGCGAGTGGATGAGACGCGAGGTGACCACGACTTCGTAGCGTCCGCTTGGGTCCTTGAAGCGTGCGTACTGCGTTTCGTAGCTGCAGACGCTCACAATGAGGGCGATCCCGAGGCCGAGCTTGAATACGAGCAAATGCCAGAGCCGCATGATCCGGACTTTGTGCGAATCATGCGGCGGTAGTGAGGCGTAGTTGAGGAGGCTTCGCGGAAGTGCACTACTTCGTGGTGCTGAGCTTCACCTGGATCTTCTTGAACTTGATCCCGTTGATGCGCGTGTCGTCTTTTCCGTTGGTGTCGGTGCTGATGTCTGGTCCGCCGGTGTCACCCACGATCGCGAACGCCTGCACAGGGCCCGAACTTGGCGCAACGATGTGCACGTGGTTGCCCTCACTGGGGAGATACGCGAGACCCTTCATCACCAGGTCGTTGAGACGCTTCATTTCCTTGCGCGCTGCCGTGTCCGCCTTGGCCGCCGGGTTTGCGAAGAAGAACATGGCTTGAGAGATTTCGTTGAAGCGCCCGAGGAACTTCACGAAGTCCTCTGTCGGCCCAAACAGCTGGAAGCCAGCGGGCTTACTCACGAAGTCGACCTTCGAGTACGAGCCACTCGTGATGCTCTCGATCTTCTTCCCCCTGGGGGCGTAGTAGACCGTCTTGGTCCAGCTGCCCTTGGTCTCGCTCCAGTCGGATTTGGTCTCGCGAGCGTTGAAATCCACCGTCGCCAGGATGCGTTGCTTGTCACCCGTTACGCTCAGCGTGACACTGGCTTTGATGCGTGGCCCATTGCCTCCGAATTCGCGGTCACCGTGCACCAGCTCGAAGGGCACCAGCTGCTGATCAATATTCCGCAAGGTAATGGTGGCGGTGCTGGTTGGTGCAGCCTCCGCTGGCGTGCTCTGCCCAATCAACAGGCAAGCGGCGGCGATGGCGAGAGTGGAAGCGGTAAGGCTACGAACGACTGCGTTCGACATGGCAAACTCCTGGTTGAATCAGCGCGCCCTGACTGGTGCGAGCTGATTGGAGCCTACGGGTCGCCCACAGCACGTGCTTGAGCCCCACCTCAGCGTTGTCTGAATCAAGCTTGAACTCGACCAGAACCGCGCATTCCCACGGCATTTCCGCGCAACTTTCAGTACCAGGAGCCTGGTTTGGGGGTGAGGAACCCTCGCCTGGCCCGGGTACCGCCGTTCCACTAAACTCGCAGCATGGCGGACGCCGCGAAACGCAACGCGACCTACGCGGACGTGCTGAACGCGCCGGAGAACAGGGTCGCGGAGATCCTAGATGGTGAACTCACGCTCAGCCCGCGTCCCGCGCTTGGTCACGCTTCTGCCGCATCGGCTCTAGGAGAAGAGCTCGGCCCCCCTTTCAAGCGCGGAAAGGGTGGGCCCGGTGGCTGGATCCTTCTTGGCGACCCGGAGCTCCGCCTCGGAGACAACGTCCTGGTGCCCGATCTCGCCGGCTGGCGAAAGGAGCGCTTGCCTCATGTTGGCGCGACCCAGCCTTCGGTTTCGATCGCCCCGGATTGGCTCTGCGAGGTGCTGTCACCCGGGACGGCGCGGGCCGATCGCGGCGTCAAGCTTCCCATCTATGCACGGGAAGGCGTGCAACACGTGTGGCTCGTGGATCCACTTGCGCGCCTTTTGGAGGTACTGCGACTCGAGAACGGCAGGTGGAGCATCGTGGCGGTGTACCAGCAGAATGAGAGAATCCGCGCGGAACCATTTGACGCGATCGAGCTTGACCTGAGTGTGCTCTGGGCCGACGTACTGCTTGAGGATGAGGAACGCTAGCGCGGAATTACCTTGGGCTAGACCAAGCTCTCGCGATCCATCAAGTCGGCGATGGCCGCGTTGAGGGGCACAGCCTGCTCTTCCAAGATCTCGATGCACAGCTCGACGGCGCGTCCCATGCTCGGCACCAGATGCTGAGGAATGTGCGGCTTCGTGATCCAGTTCACCGCCGTCAGCGAGGCGCGGACCGTGGTGCTCGGGACCACGAGTACCGTACACAGCAAGACGCCCTCGACGTTTTCATCATGCCCTTGCCATTCCGCGAGGATCCGTCGTTGGGTGGCGGAAGGCGCTTGGCTCATTCCCCGCGCGTCGACCAACAGCACGTGTTTGCGCGGAAATGTCGTGGCAATGCGATAGGCATCGATGACCTGCACCCAGTCATCGTCGGAAGCGCCGTCTCCCACTGTGAGGATCAAGAGGGGCCAAGTGCTGGTCTGCAGGTCAAGGGGGCCGAAGGTCGCCGCGGGCGGCGGTGGCACGCTCGACTGATGGCGAATGCCACCAGGCTTGGGCCCCTCGTCCTGGCTCACGGGCAGCTGCCACCTTCGTCTGGTACCGTCGGGACCTTCCCCGCTGCAAGGGTCGACAAGAAGCACCGGTACTGTGCCTTGGGCGCCTCGGTCTGGAAGATCACTTCGTGGCCGTCCTCCACACCGTCTTCGGGGTGCTGGAGTACGACGGCGGTGGTGCTGCCGTCGACGTTGCCGGCTGCCGGGAGCGCAACGGATTGCCGTCCGGAAAATACGAGGCGGTCGCCCAGCGGCGCGAACTGCGTGAGCTCGGGGCTCGTGGTGTCGAGCTCTGGCCCCGCTAGGTCCAAGCCGAAAGACAGGCTGGTGGAGTTTGCGATGGGAGGAAGAATGTAGGTGTCTACGATGCCTTGCTGCATCAAGACGTGGCGAGGCGCGTAGCCTGACGGCGGCTCGTGGACGATGCGGCGTCCGTAAATGGGAGGATCGGCAGGCTCACCCGCCCACTGAAATAGGCTGAGCGCGGGATCCGCCGGATGCAGGGACCACTGGTTGCTGATGTTGAGCAGGATCTCCGCGAAGACTTTCACGGCGACCGGGCTCTTCTTGTACATCACGTTCTCGATCCAGCTGCCACCCGCACCGCTCAAGATGATGCCCTTGAAGCTCGGTTCCGTGGCCAGGGTGAGGGGCGTGATGGTGGCGCCCATGGAGTGGCCCATCAGCATCTTCAGGTTCGGATCGAAGTGCGCTGGCGCTCCTTGGGTTTCTGCTCCTCCACAGCTGCTGACATCGACGTCCAGCGTATCCATCAGCTTGGCCGTGAGCGCCAACTCGAGGGCTGACTGCCTCGCGTTGTCCCGCAGCGCGAGCATGTTGCCGACGTTGAACATCAAGAACTGTTCGTCGCCGTTCGTGATGTTGCGGATCCCGCCGTGGGGACCGTCGAGGGTCACTCCGGCGTAGCCGACGCGAGCGAACTCAAGCGCCGGTCCCGTGCCTGGCTCCAGGGGCACACCATCTGCACCGCGGACTCCGCGATCCACGAGTGGACGGTCCCCGCCGCCGCCAGTGCGGCTCATCAGTACCACGGGGAAACCACTCGCCGGCATCGCGCGGCGCGGGATGGTCACGACGATGCGCGCTTCCTCTTCATGATCGAGAACGGGGTCACCGCCCTCGTTGAAGGTCCAACCGCCGCCGACTTCGTCGTAAGGCGGAGTACCGGTTTGGTACACCGGCAACTTGAGCCGCGCCTGGTAGACGCAGAAATCGTCGAACACCTCCTGGGCCTGGAAAGGCTCGCTCAACGCGGGCGTGCCCTGGTCCTGGGTGTAGCGCACCGCGTGTTCGAGGGGCGCCACCGGGTCATCCGTCGCGAACACGCTGAGCCCCGCGATGTCTTCCTTGGCGACACCCGCTTCGCTGAGCGCGGTTAGGGCTGTCTGGTACTCGGCGAACGCTGCATCGCTCAGCCCCGGCGGCTTGATTCCCTGGAGTAACGCGACCAGCTGCTTGCTCTGACCTAGAGGCGCGGTGAAAGCGCTCCTCAGGAGCACCGCGGCGTGCAGTGTGCCCGGCCGCAGTGGTCGACCCTGAAGCGGCAGTAGTGAGACCAGGTTAGGCGCGCCGAAGGGGCCGCCGTCCTTGCGAAGCTCCACCTCAACCGGTTGGCGTTCGAGGTAGCCTGGGCTGTCCTTCCCGACGTTCAGCACGAAAGCGGGCGAAGAGCCGTCGACGGACTTTGCGTAGTCAGCCAGGGTGAGCGCCTCACCCGCATCGAGCTCCGCCGCTTCGGCGGGGGTCTGGTCCAGCGTAAAGAAGATGGCAGAGCTGACACCAAAGCCGCGCGCATCCTGGCGCAGCATGCTGAGCAGGGAGTCGACGATTCGTGTTTCCGTGGGGTTAGGAAAGCCGTCGAGGTTGATGTGCCCGTCTGGCTGGCGCTGGTTCTCGCTGGGGAACGGCGCGCGGTAGATCTCAGCCACCTCGGCGTTCAGTCCGAGCTGCGCCTCGAAGTCGTGCTGCACCGCGATGCCGGGCTCCGGCTCGAGGCAGCTGTATTCGCGGCACCCGCTGGACGCAGCATCGTCAGAGCCACACGCCGCCGCGACCAGCGCTCCTAACCCCCAAATCCAAACGCTGGAACGCCGGCTGAGTCGCCGGGAACCGGTGTAAACAAAGCTGCCCCTGTCGGTCACCCTTTCTAGTATGCGCTGGTTCCGCGCGCACCGGTAGAGGCGCGGCTAGTCCGCGTGAATGACCTGCTCGGCGAAGCGCTTCATGCCGTCTTGCTTCTCTTGCAAGCTGCCGTTCATTGCCACGCCGTAGAACAGCCAGGGTTGCACGATGGCGTCAGTCACGCCGACCTCTTCGAGGCGCTTGAAGCCGTCCTTGTTGTAGGCGTCCATGCAGGTGACTTGGTACTCGAAGGGGTCGTTCTCGCGCCCCGCCTCCTTGAGGGCCGCCTTGATCTCACTGACCAGCTCCGCAATCTGAGGAGTTGTCAGCATCGCGCTGGTCCAGCCGTCGGCATACTTCACCGTGCGGCGGATGGCAGGCTTCGTGTGACCACCGACGTAGATAGGGACCCGCTGCTTCGGGGCAGGTGAGATCTGCAAGCGGTCAAAGTTGTAGTGCTCTCCGTGGTACTCCACCATGCCGCCGCCGAGCAGCAGCCGGATGATCTCGATGGCTTCGTTCGCGCGTGGGCCGCGTGTCTTGTAGTCCGCGCCGCACCATTCGAATTCCTCGGGGATCCAACCGAGGCCGACACCGAGGATGACGCGCCCCTCAGCCAGCACCGCACACGACTGCACGGTGCGCGCGACGAGCAACGGGTTGCGTATGGCGAGCTTCATCACGCTGGTGCAGAAGCCGAGCTTTTCGGTGACCGCCGCCATGGCAGGGATGGCGACCCACGGCTCGAGCCAGGGCGTGTCTGCCGTCCAGAAGCGCTTGCCGTCAGCGGTGTACGGATAGTCTTCGTCGACCTTTTCCGGGTAGAAAACAGCGTCCGGCAGCGCTGCGTGGGTGAAGCCGCACTCCTCGGCGGTGCGCGCGAGGGGCAGGTAGTGATCGATCGGGGAGAGCGCAGGAGAAAACGTATACTTCATGCCAGCATTCCTCCATCCACGCGGATGTGTTCGCCATTGATGTGAGCCGCGTCCTTGGACGCCAGAAAGCAGATCAAGCTCGCGGCAGCTTCCGGCGGGCGGTACTTGTCCTGTCCGGTGATGCGCGCGAGGAGTCCCGGGTCCGCGCCTTCGGGCAACACGAACGCGTTGTGCATGGGTGTCTTCACCGCGCCAGGGCAGACGGCGTTGGCACGGAGCCCTTGGTTCTTGTACTCGACGCTGAGCCCATGGGTCAGGGACAAGATGCCGCCCTTTGACGCGGTATAGGCCAAGGTCCAGGGGTGACCACCGAGCGCAGCGGTGCTCGAGGTGTTCACGATCGCACCCTTGACCTTCAACAAATGGGGAATTGCCTCGCGGCAAAACAAGAAGGTGCCTGTCAGGTTCACGTCAAGGATGCGTTGCCAGTCGCTGAGCTTGATCTGGTGGCTGTGCTCGAAACGCAGAATCCCCGCCACGTTGCACAACACGTTCAGCTGCCCGAAGTGTTGCACCGTGCTTGCCACGCACTTCGTGACGCTCGCTTCGTCGCTGACGTCGAGGGCGAAGCTGAGGGCATCGCCTGCGGAGGCCTTGCAGCTGCTCACCACCTCTTCCAAGGCATCAGCCTGCAGGTCGACGCACGCGACCTTCGCGCCCTCTTCGGCGAGGCGTAGCGCCGTGGCGCGACCGATGCCGCTAGCAGCGCCGGTGACGAGCGCGACTTTGCCTGCGAAACGCGTCACAGATCTCTCGTTTCCATGGGGAAGTTCGACGCGACTGCACCGCCGTCAACTTCGAGCATCTTTCCGGTGATCCATGAAGCTGCCGGTGAGCAGAGGAAGATCGCGGCGCTTGCCACGTCTCGAGGCTGACCGATGCGCCGCATCGGCAACGCTTGCTCCATCTTCTCCCGCATGCCCTCCATGCCGAGGAACGGCGCCAGGGCTGGCGTCTCCACGGAGCCAACGGACAAGCCATTGACGCGGATCTTCGGTGCGAGCTCATGGCCCAAGACGTGAGTCATGTGGGCCAGGCCAGCCTTCGCCGTGGCGTAAGCGACGAAGCCGCGCTCCACTTGGTGGTCCAGCGCCGAGGAGATGTTGAGCACACAGCCGACGGGAGCCGGACCGTCCCCTTCGAGCATCAAGCGCGCGGCGAGGCGCGTCAGCAGGAAGGCAGACGTCAAGCTGAAGCGCAACGTATGCTCGAAGGTGCGTTCGCTCGTCTCGAGCGCCGGCTTGTACGGGCCGCCGCCGGCGTTGTTGACCAACACGCTCAGGCGCCCAAAATGTTTCCGCGTGGCTTCGACCAAGCTCTCTAGCGCCTTGCGGTCGGTCACATCCGTCGGCACGACCAGGGCTTCTGCGCCCAGCGCCCGCACCCGCGACGCCACCGACTCGAGGTCGGCTGCAGTGCGAGCTGCGAGCACGACGTCGGCTCCCGCCTCTGCGAAGGCTTCAGCAATGGCGGCGCCGATGCCTTTCCCGGCGCCGGTGATCAGCGCCACTTGGCGATCGAGGCGGAAATCGTCGAGGATCATACTTGCTCCGCAGCTGAGGGCGCTGGCGCGTGGAGCACGCGCTCGCTGGTGTTGACGATGTGGATCTTCGAGAGGTCGATGAAGCTCGCGACGTCGCGACCGATGCGCTTCATGTTCGCGATATCGCCCCCGTAGAAACGCGTGAGATCGGTGACGTCCTCTTCCTCGCGGAACTGTAGCTCGACGATGGCGTCGTAAGGCGGGGCGCCTTCGCTCAGCGCTTCGACCACCACGCCGCGCAGGTAGCGCCAGAGGGGGTGGACTTCCAGCGCCAGCGGCGTGTGAGTCAGATGCCAGTGGCGTAGGAACGCGTCTTCAGTCAGCTCTGGCTTGCGATAGATCAGGCTGATCTGTTTGATGCCTGGGGAGCGCTCTCCGACGGGCCACGCGCGCTCGTAGTCGCGTGCGACAGCGACAGCGAGTAAGTAGCCGTCCAAGT encodes:
- the pdxH gene encoding pyridoxamine 5'-phosphate oxidase → MTPHPQTRAGNPELLERRAEPTAGADPLQLFSAWYTLARAGGDRADAAALATYGENGPAVRMVLVKSCVHGQFRIFTNYQSRKARELEATGRAALVFHWPSIEAQVRIQGGVERLSAEASDDYFAARPRGSQLGALLSPQSERIQSFAELEAQREAQLAALGNQPIARPEHWGGYGLTPDLIEFWCEGENRLHRRYEYQRSAAGWRFSLLAP
- a CDS encoding PLP-dependent aminotransferase family protein; its protein translation is MARAPHLRLSIQSASGRRAGALDLVQAVLAEQAAGRLPPGARMPPVRALEHQLGISKNTVQAAYDELCLRGVLESRSRAGVFVKPPDDYSPPPERDLSAPAPHLNSLAVDHQARLASGDTYLSAVFVDPELLPHKQLSDCIRSVLSLPGLPTFYDAMGYPPLRELIAARLCARGIRTSADEVLVTTGSQQALDVVSRALAPRCIAFENPIYRYARLLFEAHNLRLVPLDLDPFENIDFASWERDLASNRPGLMYAITSFQNPTGHSYSSHELERLLDLAQRLDFALLEDDWGSDMLSENDYRPSLRALGGENVLYVNSFTKKLLPSLRLGYVLCSRAAMPALLAAKRLATLGNATLMEAALAEFLDRGYYDTHLNRIQKALDERYHACLDALEELMPEGVRWTTPGGGPILWLSVPDSVNLQALAARMAEQNIRIELMPQAFVGRPHLHGFPIGYAFYPPDRLRSALECLSKELSRA
- a CDS encoding protein kinase; translation: MKAAQSPTVAQKDLRARLREQLESKYAAARSDSPLEPPASSRIGKVLDGRYRVNELLGVGGMGTVYLAQDLELDDKVALKLLRRDVVDVPGALERFRREVKLARRVTHPNVSRTYDIASDGDDLFITMEPIAGNTLARVAKGPQLDDRTIAQIGLQICAGLNAAHRAGVIHRDLKPQNVMLEPMGADAQRVVIMDFGIAQSSKLERDLEDAHERAAELGQVVGTPAYMAPEQLSGKAVDQRADLCSLGIVLFELFTGVLPWRGETPSTTALARLRLDAPDPRNFRRDLPDTLAEITLHCLTRAPEQRPASAANVALELKAWLRATDSHPSRPLIWLPPSVGDERPTLTSHGLSEVNAALEPHSAALAPSQPVSSKPAPAPASSRAQAAKSRVPSIAVVPHVPSEPSQACPVLDELCEEVVDQLSTAPGLRVRPLGSVISLQRENPNWDAERLGRALEVDFVVEAGASAISGECVLRTRLLDVGHDIQLWADRVRTSRSHAIEACEQAARTAVAAVTSRALEDPEFNTWLDQVPEDAERSPPETASKQSVSDDALPHENTSEVVSAAAPESTESESAEGGAPGESPTRGGRVLSASA
- a CDS encoding Uma2 family endonuclease produces the protein MADAAKRNATYADVLNAPENRVAEILDGELTLSPRPALGHASAASALGEELGPPFKRGKGGPGGWILLGDPELRLGDNVLVPDLAGWRKERLPHVGATQPSVSIAPDWLCEVLSPGTARADRGVKLPIYAREGVQHVWLVDPLARLLEVLRLENGRWSIVAVYQQNERIRAEPFDAIELDLSVLWADVLLEDEER
- a CDS encoding TIGR03619 family F420-dependent LLM class oxidoreductase; the encoded protein is MKYTFSPALSPIDHYLPLARTAEECGFTHAALPDAVFYPEKVDEDYPYTADGKRFWTADTPWLEPWVAIPAMAAVTEKLGFCTSVMKLAIRNPLLVARTVQSCAVLAEGRVILGVGLGWIPEEFEWCGADYKTRGPRANEAIEIIRLLLGGGMVEYHGEHYNFDRLQISPAPKQRVPIYVGGHTKPAIRRTVKYADGWTSAMLTTPQIAELVSEIKAALKEAGRENDPFEYQVTCMDAYNKDGFKRLEEVGVTDAIVQPWLFYGVAMNGSLQEKQDGMKRFAEQVIHAD
- a CDS encoding SDR family oxidoreductase → MTRFAGKVALVTGAASGIGRATALRLAEEGAKVACVDLQADALEEVVSSCKASAGDALSFALDVSDEASVTKCVASTVQHFGQLNVLCNVAGILRFEHSHQIKLSDWQRILDVNLTGTFLFCREAIPHLLKVKGAIVNTSSTAALGGHPWTLAYTASKGGILSLTHGLSVEYKNQGLRANAVCPGAVKTPMHNAFVLPEGADPGLLARITGQDKYRPPEAAASLICFLASKDAAHINGEHIRVDGGMLA